A window of Lysobacter sp. TY2-98 genomic DNA:
TCGGCGCCGACATCGAGCGTGCGGATGGTGACCGGCCGACCGCTCATGCCCATCACGACATCGCGGTAGGCGCGGAACTGCTCGTCCTCGTCCGGCAGGGCATTGCGCTGGAGGAACAGGAACTCGGTGCGATAGAGGCCGATGCCGGCCGCGCCGAGCGAATGCGCCTCGGCGACGTCTTCCTGCGATTCGGCGTTCGCGAACAGGCGGATGTCGACGCCGTCGCGCGTGCACGTCGGTTCGCGACGCAGGCGTGCGAGCGCGCGCTTTTCGCGTACATGACCTTCCTCCCGCTCGCGATGGGCGCGCAGGTCGTCGGCGTCGGGCTCCACGACGACGAGCCCCGTTCCACCGTCGACGATGAGTGCATCGCCGTCGTTGATGTGATCCATCGCGCCGCTGCAGTCGACCACCAGCGGCATGTGCAGGCTGCGCGCGAGGATGGCCGTGTGACCGAGCGGACTGCCGCTGGTGGTGACCAGCCCGATCACGCCCTGCGCCTGCAGCTGCGCCATCTCGGCGGGTGCCACGCTTTCGGCGACCAGGATTTCGCCCGCGAAACCCTGCAGCTCGCAGTCGCGGCGATGCAACGCCGCGTGCACGCGACCGATCACCTGATCGATGTCCTCGACGCGGCTCCTGAAGTACGGGTCGTCCATCGCCTCGAACACCGCGGCGAGGCGGTCACGCTGCAGGCGCAGCGCGTAGTCGGCGCTGTAGTGGCGGTCGCGCACGAGTTCGTCGAGGCCGTGCAGAAGCTCGGGGTCGTCGAGCATCAGCGTGTGCAGGTCGAGGAACTCACCGACCTCCTGCGCCAGCGCGCCATGCAGGCGCGCGCGCAGGGCGTGCAATTCGTCGCGCACCGCGCCGATGGCGCGGTGCAGACGCGCGAGTTCGGCATCCGCGACGTCCGGTGCAATGTGCTGCTCGGCGACCTGCAGCGCGTGCGGAAGGCGCACACGTGCGCGGCCGAGCACGGCTCCGCGCGACGCGCCCTGGCCGGTCATCGCCTGGCGCATGGGTCAGCTGTCCTCGTCGAAACGACGTTCGAACAGCGCCTGCACGGCGTCGCACGCGGCCTGTTCGTCCTCGCCTTCGACGCGCAGCTTCACGGCGGTGCCCTGGCCGGCGGCGAGCAGCATCACGCCCATGATGCTCTTGGCATTCACTTCGCGGCCCTTCGCCATGAGCGTGCAGGCGCTGCGGTACTGCGACAGCGTCTGCACGAGCTTGGCGGTGGCGCGCGCATGCAGGCCGAGGCGGTTGGAAACGGTGAGGTCGCGTTCGATCATCGGAATTCAGGCGTCGTCGAGCTGCACGCCGTTGCGTCCACCGGCGACGGCCACGGCGGGCAGGGCGTCGAGGTCGAGCTCGGCGTAGTTCAGCACGCGCAGGAGCATGGGAAGGTTGAGAGCGGACACGCGACGGATCGGCGTGCCCAGGCGTGCGAGTCGCGAGGCGACGTTCGCGGGCGTTGCGCCGAAGACGTCGGTGAGCACCAGCACGCCGTCGCCGCTGTCCGCGCGTCGCAAGGCCGCGCTCGCGGACGGCAGCGCGACGTCGGGATCGGCGTCGAAGGCGACTTCAAAGACCTCCACGCGCAGCGGCAGCGGCGTGAGCAGCCGCTCCGCCACGCTGCGAAGCGCGCTACCGATGCCTTCGTGAGTGACGAGGAGGATGCCGACGGCCATGGCTCGACGTTAGCAGAGCCGCATGACCGTCCGGAAGCGGCCGTTGGGACACTGCCTAGTCGAGCTCGCGATGATGCACGGCAACGTCCGGCCAGCCGTTCGCGCGCGCGTGCTCGGCCATGCGTTCGGCGAGGAACACCGAGCGATGGCGACCGCCGGAGCAGCCGAATGCGATGGTCGCGTAGCTGCGCGTGCTGTCGGACTGCAGGCGCGGCAACCACGCGTCGAGGAAGGCGCTGATCTGCGAATAGAAGGCTTCGACGTCGGGCTGCGCGAGCAGGTAGTCGCGCACGTCGGCATCGCGCCCCGACAGCGGCCGCAGTGACGGAATCCAGTGCGGGTTCGGCAGCGCGCGCGCGTCGAACACGAAATCCGCATCGGCCGGCACGCCGCGGCGGTAGGCGAACGATTCGAACAGCAGCGACATGCCGGCTTCCGCGCCCAGGCCGAATTCCGTCGTCACGTGGCGACGCAGCTGGTGCACGTTCATCTCGCTGGTGTCGACGATCGCATCGGCGAGCTGGCGCAGCGGACGCAGCACCTGCCGTTCCAGTGCGATCGCATCCGGCAGCGACAGCCCGAGCCGGCTCAGCGGATGACGACGGCGCGTGTCGGCATAGCGCTTGAGCAGCACGGGATCGACGGCGTCGAAGAACACCAGGCGCGGATCGAAGCCGAGACCGCCGACGGCGGCCAGCGCTTCCGGCACCTTGTCGAGTTCGTCGTGGCGATTGCGGACATCGATACCCACGGCGAGCTTGGCGGGACCGCCATCCTCGCCGCCGGTGATTTCCGCGACGAGTTGCGGCAGCAGCATCGCGGGCAGGTTGTCGACGCAGTAGAAGCCGAGGTCTTCGAACGTGTTGAGTGCGACCGTCTTGCCGGAGCCCGACATGCCGCTGACGAGTACCAGCGTGGCCAGGGACGGCGCGCTCACGATTCGCCCCGCTCGAGGAAGTGGCTGTGTCGCGCCATGAATGCAGCAGCGGGGTCCACGCCCTTTGCCCGCAGGATGTGCGTGCGCGTGGCGGCTTCGGTGAGCACGGCCAGGTTGCGACCGGCGATGACGGGCAGGGTGATCATGGGGACGTCGAGATCCAGTACGCGGCGAGCGCCGAGATCGCCGGTGATGCGTTCGAGCCCACCGGGTTCCGGGTGCAGCGACGGCTGGGTCAGGTGCACGATCAGGCGCAGGTACTTGTTCCGCTTGACCGCGGTGTCGCCGAACATCTGGCGGATGTTGAGTACACCGAGGCCGCGGACTTCGAGCATGTCCTGCAGCAGCTCGGGGCATGCGCCGTCGAGCACGTCGGGCGCGATCTGCGTGAATTCGGGCGCGTCGTCGGCAACCAGGCGGTGCCCGCGCGTGACGAGTTCCAGCGCGAGTTCGCTCTTGCCTGCGCCGGATTCACCGGTGATCAGCACGCCGATCGAATAGATCTCCATGAACACGCCATGCAGCGTCACCCGCGGCGCAAGTTTGCGCGCAAGGTGGTACTGCAGGTGGTTCAGCAGTTCATGACCGCGTCGCGGCGACACCCACAGCGGCGTATCGCTTTCTTCCGCGGCGATGCGCAGGTCTTCCGGGCATGGCTGGTTCTTGCTGATGACCAGCGCCAGCGGGCGGACCTGGATGATCTTTTCGATCGTTTCCCAGCGTGCGCGCGAGTCAAGCGCATCGAGCCACGACAGCTCCTCGGTGCCGAGGATCTGCACGCGGTTGGGATAGATGATGTTGAGGTAGCCGGCGAGGGACGGCCGGCGCGCGACGGTGTCGACCGATTCCAGGACGCGGTCGTCGCCACGCCGCCCGGCCAGCCAGCGCAGGCCGAGACGCTCGAGCTGCTGGTCGTACAGCTCGCGGGCACTGATGCGGGCATTCATGCGTGAGGTCCGGGCGGTCGGTCGAGGTCGAGGCCGTCGAGGCCCGCGCAGTGTGTCGCGGAAGTGCGTGGCGGAGAAGAGGCAGCCGGGATGACTCGGCGCGATCGCCTTGGGACCGGCCCATGGACTCGTCGGCGGGCGCGGCGGGCGGCGACCCGCGCAGATTGGTGTGACGGATTGGTCCGGGGTCGCTGGGGGCAGCGGACGAAAAACTGCGGCCAAAGCCGCTTGGGCGATGTCCCGCGAAGTTTCGCTGGCTCCTTCAACGAAAACGCCCGACCACGCGAAGGCGGTCGGGCGCTGGACGGCAAGCCCTCGGAAGGGCGGCCGATGGATCAGGCGTACTCGGCGCTGCGCGTGAGGCTCTCGCCGCGGTGGTGGTCGCTGCGGCGCTCCTTGTACTTCAGCAGTCCGCGGTCGAGCTTGTCGGCCAGGTTGTCGATGGCGGCGTACATGTCGACACCCTCGGCGACTGCATGGAAACTGCGGCCCGGCATCACGACGGTGGCTTCCGCACATTGCCGGGTCTTCTCGACAAGGAGGATGGTCCGAACGTCGAAGGGTTGGTCGAAATGTCGACCCAGCCGGCTGAACCGGGTGGCGACGTACTCCCGCAGCGCGGGGGTGACGTCGATGTTCTGACCGTGGACTTCGATACGCATGGGCATCTCCAGACTGTCGGCAGAGGCGGCCCCATGGCCGCAGCCCCAGCATGGCACTTTCCCGGGCCAGCAATACGACGTTCGTCAAATATTGCGTCGCTCAGCTGATGCGAACGCGATCCTGCGACGAGGGGATACTCATGGCTTCACGGTACTTGGCGACCGTACGGCGGGCCACCGGCACGCCGGCGCTCTGCAGCGTCTCCGCCAACCGGGCGTCGGACAGCGGCTTGCGCGGGTTCTCGGCCGAGATCAGCTGACGGATCATCGCCTGCACCGCGGCGCTCGAGGTTTCCTCGGCCGTGCCATTGCCGACGCTCGATGCGAAGAACGCACGCAGCGGCAACGTGCCGCGCGGCGTGCGCGCGTACTTGCGTGCGATCGCGCGCGACACCGTCGACTCGTGCAGGCCGAGCTCGGCAGCGACTTCGCGCAGCGTGAGCGGGCGGAGCGCGCCGTCGCCCGATTCGAGGAAGGCCGACTGCCGCTGCACGAGGCAGGTCGCAACGCGGAGCAGTGTTTCGCCGCGCGCTTCGACATTGCGCAGGAGCCAGCGCGCCTCCTGCAGCTGGCCACGCAGATAGGCGGCGTCGCTCGACGACGTGCGCGTGATCAGCGCTTCATAGCTGCGATTGATGCGCAGGCGCGGACGACTGTGGTCGGCCAGCGCGACGCGCCACATACCGTGCTGCCGCCAGATCACGACATCCGGCGTGACGTAGCTTTCCGGCGCGACCTCGCCGAGTTGCGCGCCCGGGCGGGGATCGAGCGAGAGCAGCAACGCTACGGCACATTCGACTTCGTCGATCGGTTCGTTCAGCTCCTGCGCGAGTCCGGCAGCACCGAGGCGCGGCAGGCGTTCGAGGTGCTCCTCGGCAATGCGCATCGCGATCGCGCGGCCTGGTGTCTCTTCATCGAGTGCGCCCAGCTGCACGCACAACGCCTCGGACACCGAACGCGCACCGACGCCGATCGGATCGAAGTGTTGCACCACGTGCAGCACCGTAAGCACATCTTCGATGCGCACCGGCGGGTCGATCGTCGTCGCGATCGTGTCCAGCGGCTCGCGAAGGTAACCATCGTCGGAAATCGCGTCGATGATCGCCGCGCCGATCTGGCGATCGCGCGGGGACAGGCTGCTCAGGTGCAGCTGCCAGAAGAGGTGGTCGTGCAGCGTTTCGCGATCGGCCACCTGTTCGGCGAGCGATCCGCTGTCGCCGTCGCCCCCGCGACTGCCGCCGTTGCCGTCGGTCCAGCTGTCGAGTTCGGCATCGCTCCAGCTCTCGACCGCCGACGCATCGATCTCGACTTCCACCGCATCGCGGTCGGTGTCACCGTTCGCCGTCTCGGGAGTCGTGATGACCTCGCCGCCTTCGTCCCACTCGAGTAGCGGATTGGTTTCCACCGCCTCGGTGAGCTCCGCATCCAGCTCGATGGACGACAGCTGCAGCAGGCGGATCGCCTGCCGCAGTTGCGGCGTCATCACCAGCTGTTGGCCGAGCGTGGCCTGAAGTCGCGGTTTCATCGACATGCAAGGTACACGGCGTTTCCATCGCGCGTCAGCCGTGGAAGCCGCCGCCGGTCGGGCGCTGCAGCTTTACAGTCGGAATGTTTCGCCGAGATACACGCGACGCACATCCGGATTCGCCAGAATCGAATCGGGCGAGCCCTGCGCAAGCACCACGCCCTCGTTCAGGATGTAGGCGCGGTCGCAGATGCCGAGCGTCTCGCGTACGTTGTGATCGGTGATGAGCACGCCGATGCCGCGCTCGGTGAGATGGCGCACGATACGCTGGATTTCGCCGACCGAAATCGGGTCGACGCCGGCGAACGGCTCGTCGAGCAGCATCATGCGCGGGCGTGCGGCGAGTGCGCGCGCGATCTCGACGCGCCGACGTTCGCCACCCGACAGGCTCGCGCCGATCTGGTCGGCAACGTGCGTGACCTGCAACTCGTCGAGCAGCGAGGCGAGCTCGCGCTCGCGGCCCTTGCGATCGAGATCATTGCGCAGCTCGAGCACCAGCCGGATGTTGTCGGCGACGCTGAGCTTGCGGAACACCGACGGCTCCTGCGGCAGGTAGCCGACGCCGTGCTTCGCGCGTGCGTACATCGGCTGCGCGGTGATGTCCTTCCCGTCGAGCAGGATCTGGCCTGCATCGGCGGGCACCAGGCCGACGATCATGTAGAAGCAGGTCGTCTTGCCGGCGCCATTCGGGCCGAGCAGGCCGACGACTTCGCCGGCTTCGAGCGTCAGCCCGAAGTCGCGGACGACCTCCCGCGACTTGTACTTCTTCCGCAACCCCTCGGCGCGCAGCATCAGGGCGTGCCTGCGTTGTTCTTCGGGAGGATGTGCATCTTTACGCGACCGCCGCCGGCGGCGGCACCGCTCGCGACCTGACCGGTCTTCATGTTGTAGTTCACGCGATCGCCGGTGAGCGTGCCACGCGTCTGCTGCACGGTGACGTTTCCGGAGAGCACGACGACATCCGCCTTCATGTCGTAGTCCGCTGCGGCGGACGTCGAACTCATCGGCGTGCCATCGTCGAGCTGCTGGCTCATCTTGACCGGGCCGCCGCGCAGTACCGCGCGCACGGCCTCGCCGTTGACCATCGTGATTTCTGCGGTGCTCGACGTGATGCGCAGCGTGCCCTGCGTGATCGTCACGCCGCCGCTGAGTACCGTGGGCCTGCTGTCGTCGGTCGAATACACGGCGGAGCCGCCTTCGATGTCGATGGCCTGGCGACGATCGCTCGAGCGCGCAAACGCGGCGCCCGCAACGGACAGCAGGACGAGCGCGACGACGGGCGCGAGGTTACGGCGACTTTTCATAACGGGCCTTGAAATTCCTGAGCTCCACGACGCGGTCGTCGAGCTTCGCGTCCATGCCGTGGCCATTGAGTATAAGTCCCGGCTGCTTGACGCTGACCGCGACCTTGGACGTCGCGCGCTTTGCATCGGGAAAGACGTCGAGTTCCTGCGTTTCCATGCGTACGGCCTGGCCGTTCGGCTTGGTGCTCAGTGCGTGGACATCGCCGCGCAGGCGGATCTCGTCGCCCTTGGCGGAGACCCATCCGGTCTTGGAGTCGATCGTCCACGGCGTGCCCGACGTGCCTGCGCGCGGCGGGATGATGAAGACCGGCGTCGCCAACGAAAGCGTGCGCTCGTCGGGATCGCGCGTGAGCTTGGGCGCGCGCAGGGTGAACGACTCCTGGCCCTGTGCATCGAGCGAGACCAGTTCGAAGTCGTGCAGCGTGTAGTCCGAACGGCCCGACTCGAGCGGCAGATCCGCATTGTGCTGGCGCCACAACGACGTGCCGATCAGGATCGCCGCCGCGAGCAGGACGGGACCGAGGATGAGGCGACCGTTCACGCCTGCGCTCCCAGTTCGACCGGTGCATCGGCGAGCAGCGCGTCCAGGATCGGATGCACGCGGTCCTGCGCCTCGAGGAGGAAATCGCAGAACTCGCGCGCGGCGCCGCGACCGCCGTCGCGCTGTGCGCGGAACGCGGCGT
This region includes:
- the ptsP gene encoding phosphoenolpyruvate--protein phosphotransferase, yielding MRQAMTGQGASRGAVLGRARVRLPHALQVAEQHIAPDVADAELARLHRAIGAVRDELHALRARLHGALAQEVGEFLDLHTLMLDDPELLHGLDELVRDRHYSADYALRLQRDRLAAVFEAMDDPYFRSRVEDIDQVIGRVHAALHRRDCELQGFAGEILVAESVAPAEMAQLQAQGVIGLVTTSGSPLGHTAILARSLHMPLVVDCSGAMDHINDGDALIVDGGTGLVVVEPDADDLRAHREREEGHVREKRALARLRREPTCTRDGVDIRLFANAESQEDVAEAHSLGAAGIGLYRTEFLFLQRNALPDEDEQFRAYRDVVMGMSGRPVTIRTLDVGADKTDRTGLTLRDEQNPALGLRGVRLSLARRGLFETQLRALLRASAYGRIRLLVPMVTSAEEVRLVRAELDRVAAQLRAEGAVLGEEVPLGVMIEVPAAALALPAFINDVDFLSVGTNDLVQYLLAVDRNHEGLGRLYTPLHPAVIRVLRDTIRLAQRHGRPIAVCGEMAAAPDYAPLLLALGLTDFSLHPGTMLEVRQRIRDCDYAHLQSRLPALLRARDRDAIERWLASAA
- a CDS encoding HPr family phosphocarrier protein; amino-acid sequence: MIERDLTVSNRLGLHARATAKLVQTLSQYRSACTLMAKGREVNAKSIMGVMLLAAGQGTAVKLRVEGEDEQAACDAVQALFERRFDEDS
- a CDS encoding PTS fructose IIA subunit family protein, whose product is MAVGILLVTHEGIGSALRSVAERLLTPLPLRVEVFEVAFDADPDVALPSASAALRRADSGDGVLVLTDVFGATPANVASRLARLGTPIRRVSALNLPMLLRVLNYAELDLDALPAVAVAGGRNGVQLDDA
- the rapZ gene encoding RNase adapter RapZ, whose protein sequence is MVSAPSLATLVLVSGMSGSGKTVALNTFEDLGFYCVDNLPAMLLPQLVAEITGGEDGGPAKLAVGIDVRNRHDELDKVPEALAAVGGLGFDPRLVFFDAVDPVLLKRYADTRRRHPLSRLGLSLPDAIALERQVLRPLRQLADAIVDTSEMNVHQLRRHVTTEFGLGAEAGMSLLFESFAYRRGVPADADFVFDARALPNPHWIPSLRPLSGRDADVRDYLLAQPDVEAFYSQISAFLDAWLPRLQSDSTRSYATIAFGCSGGRHRSVFLAERMAEHARANGWPDVAVHHRELD
- the hprK gene encoding HPr(Ser) kinase/phosphatase, whose protein sequence is MNARISARELYDQQLERLGLRWLAGRRGDDRVLESVDTVARRPSLAGYLNIIYPNRVQILGTEELSWLDALDSRARWETIEKIIQVRPLALVISKNQPCPEDLRIAAEESDTPLWVSPRRGHELLNHLQYHLARKLAPRVTLHGVFMEIYSIGVLITGESGAGKSELALELVTRGHRLVADDAPEFTQIAPDVLDGACPELLQDMLEVRGLGVLNIRQMFGDTAVKRNKYLRLIVHLTQPSLHPEPGGLERITGDLGARRVLDLDVPMITLPVIAGRNLAVLTEAATRTHILRAKGVDPAAAFMARHSHFLERGES
- the raiA gene encoding ribosome-associated translation inhibitor RaiA, with product MRIEVHGQNIDVTPALREYVATRFSRLGRHFDQPFDVRTILLVEKTRQCAEATVVMPGRSFHAVAEGVDMYAAIDNLADKLDRGLLKYKERRSDHHRGESLTRSAEYA
- a CDS encoding RNA polymerase factor sigma-54, which produces MKPRLQATLGQQLVMTPQLRQAIRLLQLSSIELDAELTEAVETNPLLEWDEGGEVITTPETANGDTDRDAVEVEIDASAVESWSDAELDSWTDGNGGSRGGDGDSGSLAEQVADRETLHDHLFWQLHLSSLSPRDRQIGAAIIDAISDDGYLREPLDTIATTIDPPVRIEDVLTVLHVVQHFDPIGVGARSVSEALCVQLGALDEETPGRAIAMRIAEEHLERLPRLGAAGLAQELNEPIDEVECAVALLLSLDPRPGAQLGEVAPESYVTPDVVIWRQHGMWRVALADHSRPRLRINRSYEALITRTSSSDAAYLRGQLQEARWLLRNVEARGETLLRVATCLVQRQSAFLESGDGALRPLTLREVAAELGLHESTVSRAIARKYARTPRGTLPLRAFFASSVGNGTAEETSSAAVQAMIRQLISAENPRKPLSDARLAETLQSAGVPVARRTVAKYREAMSIPSSQDRVRIS
- the lptB gene encoding LPS export ABC transporter ATP-binding protein, giving the protein MLRAEGLRKKYKSREVVRDFGLTLEAGEVVGLLGPNGAGKTTCFYMIVGLVPADAGQILLDGKDITAQPMYARAKHGVGYLPQEPSVFRKLSVADNIRLVLELRNDLDRKGRERELASLLDELQVTHVADQIGASLSGGERRRVEIARALAARPRMMLLDEPFAGVDPISVGEIQRIVRHLTERGIGVLITDHNVRETLGICDRAYILNEGVVLAQGSPDSILANPDVRRVYLGETFRL
- the lptA gene encoding lipopolysaccharide transport periplasmic protein LptA yields the protein MKSRRNLAPVVALVLLSVAGAAFARSSDRRQAIDIEGGSAVYSTDDSRPTVLSGGVTITQGTLRITSSTAEITMVNGEAVRAVLRGGPVKMSQQLDDGTPMSSTSAAADYDMKADVVVLSGNVTVQQTRGTLTGDRVNYNMKTGQVASGAAAGGGRVKMHILPKNNAGTP
- the lptC gene encoding LPS export ABC transporter periplasmic protein LptC yields the protein MNGRLILGPVLLAAAILIGTSLWRQHNADLPLESGRSDYTLHDFELVSLDAQGQESFTLRAPKLTRDPDERTLSLATPVFIIPPRAGTSGTPWTIDSKTGWVSAKGDEIRLRGDVHALSTKPNGQAVRMETQELDVFPDAKRATSKVAVSVKQPGLILNGHGMDAKLDDRVVELRNFKARYEKSP